TTTTGCTGTTACTTACATACTTTGATTTAAGTAACAATGTAAATGAAGAACCTTGGAATGGAAGATTTTTACATGACGCACTGGGACTAACACAAGGTCATCAGTTCTAAACATGACAACTCTTGCTCTGGAGTTGCATGTGTGCTGAACTAACACTTCCAGAAGCAGTTACAGTGTTAGTAGTAAATGTACTGCACCACTTTCAGACAGCAGTATACAATACAGTAAATGACAACAACAGGCAGGATCAATGTGGTATGTGTTCGCTACATAGCAAAAGTAACCATTAACACGGCTACACAACTTAATGCATCTAACGAGTGGGAAAATAAGAAAGAGCCGTTAATAATTCAACGTACAAGCATATCTTTAACTCCAAAGACGGAATTTATTAGTTAACTTTCCATATATGATTTAAAAGCTCGaacaaacaatatgaaaaacagTGTCCAACACATCATTTCAGCTCTCTAAATGCAGACATATGACTCACACACAAAGTAGTAAATAATTATCGACTGCTGCTgcggttgttgtttttcattttgaatcACTTTCACCTGGTGAGCATTTCAGTTACAGACGTtgctaatgttttcttttccatgAGTCCACAGTACTTTTATTCCCAGTGGACACCTGCTTCTTGTCCTTCATCAGCTCCTCTCGAGACATGGGCTCGATGATGGCGCCCAGCTGGGTGACCACCTTGGGCTTGCTGATCTTTTTAACAGTCTGCTCCGAATTCCAGGTGCGGCCCAGCGGAGAGCGGATGGTGCTCTCAAACTGTGCTTGGTTCTGGAAGGGAAAGGGCAGAGAGTTCACCTGGTGGACGCTGATGGAgctgtttctcttctctgacATGATGACACTGGGCAGATGTTGATCTCTCCTGGGTGGAGGCGGTGCCGTCTTGATCTTGAACCTCCTGCGTTTGTTGCGGGAGGGCTGGAGGTTAGTCCCTCCCCATTCGCCCCACCCAGGAAGCGTCAGGTCCACCACCTTAGGCTTCCCTGCGTCCTCCTGCTTCCTCTTGTCCTTAAGGAAGTCTGAGACGACGTCATCTCCAGCAAAGGCCTCTTTAATCAGCCCCCTCTGGTCCAGCTTTTCATCCGAGTCCTCAGTGTCCTGGATGATTGGAGCGAGTGGAACTTGGATAACTTTTGTCTCTTTGGTGAGAACTTCGTTCAGCTCGatccctctcttcctttttctgtttttgcctTCCTTTTGAGTTGCAGAAAGCAGGTTTTCTGTGTCTGGGGGCTGAACAGGTGCTTCAACAGCAACCGACTCTTCCTGACTGAGGAGCTCCATGTCCTCCAGAGTCCTGATCCTCACCAGCCCTTCCTCCAGCTGAGCTGAAGTGTCTGTGTGGCTGGCATCTGCCTCAGCCTTCTCGGCTTCAGCCTCCGGACAACTGTCTGCTATTCCTCGGAAAAGGCTTGTGAACTCTGacagctcctcttcctctttgtctgaTGCTTCTGGATCCTCTGCTGCAGATTCATTCTCCTCATCGTCCACAGATATTACAGGTGCTGTGTCAGTCTCCTGACCGTGACACAGTTTCCTCCTCCTGTCAAACTCCCTGAGGAGtgcttcctcttctgtttcctcaacctcttcctcatcctcttctccaGCTGTATTTCCCATTGCTCCAGGTTCCTCCTTTACAAGATCCACAGTGTCacttatttctttttctgtgagaTCTTCAGAGAGCTTTCCTCTCATCCAAGGATTGGAAAAATCCAGCCCTTGCACTGCATCATTTACAAAATCAGGCAGCACCTCTTCATAGACcgcttccttctcctcctctccatcatcaTTATTCTGCAAAGTCACCAGCTTCTGGGTCAGCTCTTTGTtcacctccagctgctgctgcatagCTTTGCGAGCCCCCTCATCGTATTTGGCCATAATCACC
This portion of the Cottoperca gobio chromosome 21, fCotGob3.1, whole genome shotgun sequence genome encodes:
- the LOC115026116 gene encoding U3 small nucleolar RNA-associated protein 14 homolog A, whose translation is MFCDSSAHVAAIYNNGSIHGTRVYSLFHFGSGNSSMAKVSKKKVSKKSLKKSSTVTGKITDVRPNVMYDDEDDEEDLSKADENITSEEEEEDGGEDERKRQKLLEAISVLGGKRQKKLGERSEAAVQMSEFTVNAEGQGDKIDLSDLIGTMDKTSAVPAKTKKQLKNLQRTKKTIECPISKQESERIQRDVAFQKAATEVTRWKGIIKQNQRAEQLVFPLNQEPPGPKPMERVVTGWKAQTPLEQEIFALLSANKQPINDPILTPAEEASMRAMSLEEAKIRRAELQKARALQSYYEAKARRDRKIKSKKYHKVQNKAKRKEFLKEFDEMVKTDPAAALEQLNKIELARMQERMSLKHQNSGKWAKSKVIMAKYDEGARKAMQQQLEVNKELTQKLVTLQNNDDGEEEKEAVYEEVLPDFVNDAVQGLDFSNPWMRGKLSEDLTEKEISDTVDLVKEEPGAMGNTAGEEDEEEVEETEEEALLREFDRRRKLCHGQETDTAPVISVDDEENESAAEDPEASDKEEEELSEFTSLFRGIADSCPEAEAEKAEADASHTDTSAQLEEGLVRIRTLEDMELLSQEESVAVEAPVQPPDTENLLSATQKEGKNRKRKRGIELNEVLTKETKVIQVPLAPIIQDTEDSDEKLDQRGLIKEAFAGDDVVSDFLKDKRKQEDAGKPKVVDLTLPGWGEWGGTNLQPSRNKRRRFKIKTAPPPPRRDQHLPSVIMSEKRNSSISVHQVNSLPFPFQNQAQFESTIRSPLGRTWNSEQTVKKISKPKVVTQLGAIIEPMSREELMKDKKQVSTGNKSTVDSWKRKH